The genomic window ATTGTCGAGCGCGAGTGCTACCGCATATTCAGGCGCAGCTCTTCTGGAGGGGCTCTTCCGGAGCCTTCCGCAGAAGCCGCAGCGCCGCAAATTCCCACCGACCTGCGCTTGGACCTGACGAAGGCCATTGCCGCGCTTCCGGAGCCCTACCGCGTTGCGCTGGTCTTGCGCGATGTGGAGGAACTGACCGCCCCCGAAGTCGCGGCCAGCCTGGGCCTGAGCGTCGAGGCGGTGAAGAGCCGGCTGCATCGCGCCCGCGCGATGGTGCGGGAAAGCCTGATGAACGGCGGCTACTGGAGTCAGGAAGGCTGATCCGACGCGCCGCCGCGGTGGAGCGTGTGGGCTTCAGTAGGCGGCGCGAGACGCCGGCTCGGCGGCTGGCGGCGCGCCGGTGAAGTCGGCCGCCAGCTTTCGTGCGGCGCCGGCATACAGCAGCAAGTCGACACCCACCGCAACGAAGGTGCAGCCGAGTTCGAGGTAGCGGCGCGCCAGCTTCGGGTCTGAGGTCAGCGTGCCCGCCGCCTTGCCGGATGCCACGATGGTCCGCATCGCGGCTTCGATTGCGGCCTGCACCTCCGGGTGCCCGGGCCGTCCGCGATGACCCATGGACGCGGCCAGGTCGGCCGGGCCGATGAAGACGCCGTCGATGCCATCCACGCCGCATATTTCTCCGAGGTTGGAGAGCGCCGTCACGGTTTCCGCCTGCACGAGCAGGCAGACTTCTTCGTCGGCGATGTCCAGGTAGTCGGTGCGCCCGCTCCACTGCGATGCGCGCCCCACTGCGCTGCCCACGCCGCGAATGCCCAGCGGCGGATAGCGCGTTGCCGACACCAGTGCCCGGGCCTGTTCCGCCGTGTCGACCATCGGCACCAAGAGGTTCTT from Variovorax paradoxus includes these protein-coding regions:
- a CDS encoding RNA polymerase sigma factor → MIRASAPLIEAACAGDERALSQLLSVCQPDLKRFARRTCANSEDAEDAVQVALWQLHRKIGTLGTVAAFATWLFRIVERECYRIFRRSSSGGALPEPSAEAAAPQIPTDLRLDLTKAIAALPEPYRVALVLRDVEELTAPEVAASLGLSVEAVKSRLHRARAMVRESLMNGGYWSQEG
- the hpaI gene encoding 4-hydroxy-2-oxoheptanedioate aldolase translates to MPVNNPFKTALAARRPQVGLWLSMADPYMAEVSATAGFDWLLIDGEHAPNDLRSTLAALQAVAPHGSQPVVRAVQSDTALIKQLLDIGAKNLLVPMVDTAEQARALVSATRYPPLGIRGVGSAVGRASQWSGRTDYLDIADEEVCLLVQAETVTALSNLGEICGVDGIDGVFIGPADLAASMGHRGRPGHPEVQAAIEAAMRTIVASGKAAGTLTSDPKLARRYLELGCTFVAVGVDLLLYAGAARKLAADFTGAPPAAEPASRAAY